Part of the Cohnella candidum genome, GCGTGGGTCGATATTTGCCGCAGCCGTAAATTGCAGCCGTCGGTCAGACAACTCGAGGCGCACTCCATCGGTTCCTATGAGGAATGGAGCCACTGGGATGTGCGTGAGGCGCTCGAGCTGTTGTCCGATCGGCTTGAGCCGAAGCAAGTCGTTCTTGTTTTGCTGATCGATGTATTTGATTTTACCGCGAAAGAAACGGGAAAGTTGTTCGGACAAACCGAGGGTTCGGTCAAGGCGGCGCTGAAGCGGGCGAGGACGAGGCTGAAAGCGGCCGTTGAACGCCATCCAGAATACTGGGATGATTCTGTGCTTACCGCTCCGCGCAACGGACTTAGCATCGAGGTGTTCGAAGCGTTGGTCGACGGTTTTCGCCGTGCGGACCCGTTTGCGATATTCCGGTCGTACCAGACGCTGATTAAGGATGGCGCTGTGTTGAATCGCATCGAGTTGCGCGG contains:
- a CDS encoding RNA polymerase sigma factor, which translates into the protein MPQEDYSDAGYETFAEMTLPLQSDLKRYCLSKAGSAWDADDLLQESLLKAYRWHTRFPNREITKPFLFRIAANAWVDICRSRKLQPSVRQLEAHSIGSYEEWSHWDVREALELLSDRLEPKQVVLVLLIDVFDFTAKETGKLFGQTEGSVKAALKRARTRLKAAVERHPEYWDDSVLTAPRNGLSIEVFEALVDGFRRADPFAIFRSYQTLIKDGAVLNRIELRGNTLYFTIIDPDGNPLMITEKLKTHGDQG